The window GTACTACGTCAGGCACTTCTGTACTACGTCAGCCACTTCTGTACTAGGTCAGCCACTTCTGTACTAGGTAAGCCACTTCTGTACTACGCCATCCGTTTCATATGTTACGTTTGGTCCTGCaaaattattttatatttatatacagtatcagtcaaaagtttggacacacccagtcattcaagggtctttctttatttttactattatctacattgtagaataatagtgaagacatcaaaactatgaaataacacatggaatcaggtAGGAaccaacaaaaaagtgttaaacaaatcaaaatatatattttatttgagattcttcgaagtagccaccctttgccttcatgacagcttttgacaggtactgtatatatatatatatttttttttgtatgatatgttacaaatacaattcgtacaatatgttacacatTTTTTGTGCTTAAATAAGATCCCGGACTGCATCTTTAACTTCACCAACATTACATTAAGGTTTTCAATTATCTAAAGGGGCTTAAGACGTCCGCATGCTTACCAGCTGAAACAGTTTGGTAGAGttcgtgcatatattatgacgacattttgtgaagtttttgttcgttttggacTTCAGTGATGGTTTTTCCGGCTGTTTGGGCACACACATTTCTTAACCTCTTcgttggtgattggtcaacactagggattcttcaataaagtctttgttgtcattcaacgagagacaacTCATTTTCATGCACATTCTTTCATAgaaaaatactgcaccaaaaTTGCGCAACAATTATCTCTCGGGCAAAAACGgcaaaatgaatgacagatttctttaaTTATCTTCGattaatttggactattttgaagactggctcctctctttctctcactgcaGCATAAGCAGGACCAAATCCAGACGCCAGGCATGGAAGCTGTCACCCACTTTATGAATGACACGGTAGAGTTCTACAGATGGAGCCTTACTATAGCAGGTGAGTTAGTGCTGATTTCTCTCACATTGCAGGGACAGTCTGCTAATCTAACCACGCACACAAGCACAAACTCATGTAAACAtggttgcttgtgtgtgtgtgtgcaatacaATGCACTATTAGAGCAATTCGGAGTACTGCAATTAAGTATATCCTCCAGACAACATTGGTGCAACATTGTGTAGTCATACATTCAGATAGGATTCAGTCattatttacatgtgtgtgtctgtcatatGACACCTGCTGACATTAACTTTCCTGTCCCTCTCCCAGACAAGCGAGTGGAGAAATGGCCGATGATGTCATCGCCCGCCCCCACCCTGGCCATCAGCTGCCTGTACTTGCTCTTCCTGTGGGCGGGGCCTAAGTACATGCAGAATCGCGAGCCTTTCCAGCTAAGGAAGACCCTCATAGTGTACAACTTCAGTATGGTGATACTCAACTTTTACATCGCCAAAGAGGTAACCAGCTCCATTTCTTTTACACCAAGTCAATAATGGCATGTTCCATTTCTTTTCAGGCCATTGTCTATTTGGTTCCCAGTCCCTGTCCCTTCAGTGTGTACAGATTGGAAAaggcttcccactgggcacacactcattgaatcaacattgtttccacataatttcaacaaAATGACATTCAACCAATGtggaattgatgtctgtgcccagtaggTTGATCGGTGATAGCAATATGACCCCTGCTTTAGGTTAATCTATTGTTCAGCAAGGTTGTGCCATCAACGAATGGCTGATGTAGCATGCCATGTACCAACCCTACCTGAATTCAAAACTATACTCACATACCATACCTAGGACTGCACCTGTCAACCATCCACTACATTAaaacagttgaagttgaaagtttacatacaccttagccaaatacatttaaactcagtttttcacaattcctgacatttaatcctagtaaaaactccctgccttaggtcagttaggatcaccactttattttaagaatgtgaaatgtcagaataatagtagagaatgatttatttcagattttatttctttcatcacattcccagtgggtcagaagtttacatacagacaattagtatttggtagcattgcctttacagtgtttaacttgggtcaaacgtttcgggtagccttccacaagcttcccacaataagttgggtgaattttggcccattcctcctgacagagctggtgtaagtgaGTCAGGGTTGTAGAAccccttgctcacacacgctttttcagttctgcctacacattttatataggaatgaggtcagagctttgtgatggccactccaataccttgactttttttgtccttaagccattttgccacaactttggaagtatgcttggggtcattgtccatttggaagacccatttccgaccaagttcgaacttcctgactgatgtcttgagatgatgtcttgagatgcatctattttgtgaagtgcaccagcaaagcacacccacaacatgatgctgccacccccgtgattcacggttgggatggtgttcttcggctccccctttttcctccaaacataaggatggtcattatggccaaacaggttTTTTtagggcggttttggagcagtggcttcttccttgctgagcggcctttcaggttatgtcgatataggactcgttttactgtggatatagatacttttgtacctgtttcctccagcatcttcacaaggttctttgctgttgttctgggattgatttgcacttttcgcaccaaagtacgttcatctctagaagacagaacgcgtctccttcctgagtgcttatgatggctgcgtggtcccatgatgtttgtacttgcatactattgtttgtacagatgaacgtggtacctgcaggcatttggaaattgctcccaaggatggaccagacttgtggaggtctacaatttttttctgaggtcttggcggatttcttttgattttcccatgatgtcaagcaaagaggcactgagtttgaagataggccttgaaatacatccacaggtacacctccaattgactcaaattatgtcaattagcctatcagaagcttctaacaccatgacataattttctggaattttccaagctgtttaaaggcacagtcaacttagtgtatgtaaacttctgacccactggaattgtgatacagtgaattatacgtgaaatatcttgtaaacaattgttggaaaacttacttgtgtcatgaacaaagtagatgtcctaaccaaaactatagtttgttaaaaatacatttgtggagtggttgaaagacaagttttaatgactccaatctaagtgtatgtaaacttctgacttcaactgtatatatatagtccttTTAGACAGGGGAAATAGGGTCTAGGGCACAACTCCAGTCCCCGGCAGCTGCAGTGCTGCTGGTTTTCATTTCTCCCTGGCATTTGCTTCCACATCCCCGGCCCCCCCAGGTGTAAATTGGTCTCTGTGGCCCTTGAGGGCTGGTGGTGTGTATCCATGGCAGAGAGCCTTTTGTTTGGCGCTCGGATCAATTAAGAAAACTCAGTTGGGGTGTTGTTACTGTTAGAGTAGTAGAATACACCATTTCAAAATTGGTTATGCATCATCAGTTTATGTTTTATATCAGTCACTGACCATGTCAGCTAACAACAACATTTCTCTTAGATCCTCCAAAAGGCTAGGGGCCGGCTCTGAGTACATGTGTGGGTATGAATGTCGGTGTAGCGCAGACCCGTGAGCCACTGCGGGCCCTCATTGGGAGTTCCGAtatttttgtggcccccaccccaatCAAAGTTGCTCATTCCTGGTCTAGAGGAAAGGATCAATCTCTAACATTTTTTTCCTAATGTCGTGTCGCTAACTTTGTATCTTTGTGGCCTCAGCTCCTCCTGGGTGCAAGAGCAGCGGGGTACAGCTACCTATGTCAACCTGTCAGCTACTCCAACGACGTCAACGAAGTCAGGGTGAGCAAACATGACACCCTATACTCTTTTTCTATTAATTTTGTGAAAAGGCCAAGAGCCGGAGCTTGTCTGGTCATTCTGTACATGAGCCAGCAAAGACTGGAATTGTTTGCCTTCTAGCCTTCTAATTTATACAGATTGGGTCTCCTGTATTTGAGGTGTAGAGTGAGGTCCAGCTTTAGCAGCATGTGGTTCTGTGTAAATCTAAGCAGCCGTACTGTAATCCTATTGTTAGGTTAAGTAGACTATcactctatttgtgtgtgtgtgtaagagatagagagagggagaggaggagaggacagagggggcgTGACCTTTTGCATGAAGGGGAGGAGTTATTAGGTCTCACCACTTCTGAACCCACCCATAGCATGATGGCGTTACTGAGGGACAAGAGTGACACTCAGGGCACTGTGGCACAcagcttctttctctctctctctctctctctctctctctctctctctctctctctctctctcttactctctttctctgtgtgtgtgtgtgtgtgtgtgtgtgtgtgtgtgtgtgtgtgtgtgtgtgtgtgtgtgtgtgtgtgtgtgtgtgtgtgtgtgtgtgtgtgtgtgtgtgtgtgtgtcaattacAAAGGGAtacgagagagagagtatgttggTGGGGGTTGTAGTCTGACATACAAGAGGTTGAGCTCTAGTTACCTTTTAGGCTTGGGAACAAGCCAGCAACAAGCCTGATACAACAGCTATCCTCATGTATTAGCTCTTACTGTACCATCCCCTTAACAAAACACTTTCCCTACCAGACCACAGGCTAACCTGCCATGTCATTCACCAATGACCCCTTTCATCGTCATCACAATCCCCTATGAAAAGTGTTGACCCTAACATTGTTGACTCTGACCTTAGATTAACAGAGATGATCCAGGTGAAGTTATCTTTGATCTTGGTCAGGATCCAATTGAACCTTATTCCCAACTTCAGTGACTTCAATAGATCCAATAATtgcaataaaatgtatttgtgcATGTGAGGGTGTGTCCTTGATGCATACATGTGTGGGTGATGCAtgataatgagtgtgtgtgtgaaatgcaaGGTGGCTAGCGGTGTTATCCATAATCTCAACCCAGTGAAATCCATAAAATCCTATTGAATCCTCTTTAAAGCGTTTCAGGAAATTGGCAATCTTCATTGTCTTTGAGTTTTGAGTCCTTAAAACCAGATGGATTTGAGATagctcactccctccctcttcacGTTGGCAGATAGCGTCTGCTCTGTGGTGGTACTACATCTCTAAGGGAGTGGAGTATCTGGACACGGTGTTCTTCATCCTGAGGAGGAAGTTTAACCAGGTCAGCTTCCTCCATGTCTACCATCACTGCACCATGTTCATCCTCTGGTGGATCGGAATCAAGTGGGTCCCTGGAGGACAGTGTAAGTACCTAGGGGTacattgtgtgtatatatttatagaCATTTTCCCACCTGGATAATCTCCCCCCAGCACTGTCATACTGTTTCCAACAGGGGTGATGACATACCATGCTAACATACACTCACAAGCAGCCTGACCTGTATCCCCTCTGAACTACCTTTAACCTATATCCCTCTCACAGCGTTCTTCGGAGCAGGCATAAACTCATCCATCCATGTCCTGATGTATGGATACTATGGCCTGGCTGCTTTCGGGCCCAAGATCCAGAAATTCCTCTGGTGGAAGAAATACCTGACCATCATTCAGATGGTAAGTCTCCCTGTTATTGTGGCCATAGCACAGCTGTTCAGGTAGTGTGTGATTGATACTGAAACACATCTttgcatatcaaaatatatttcattgtTTGGAGTGTGCAGTCTGACTCATTGATCAGGGATTATGTTGAGATTATTACAGTCGGATTAAGCATGTCAGTTAAACATGTGTTTTGTGTACGTCACAGATCCAGTTCCATGTGACCATCGGCCATGCAGGCTACTCCCTCTACACTGGCTGCCCTTTCCCCGCTTGGATGCAGTGGGCCCTTATTGGCTACGCTGTCACCTTCATCATCCTATTCGGCAACTTCTACTACCAGACCTACCGGCGCACCCCACACTCCGCCCCCAAGGCGGCCAAATCCGTCACCAACGGCATTTCCACAGCAACCAACGGCTACAACAAgttagaggaggtagaggagaacgGGAAGAAGCAGCAGAAAAAGGGAAGAGTGAAGAGGGagtgagaaggaagaggagaggacggAGGGAGCTTCTGTCAGACCAATAGGAGGACCGTGGGGTGAAAGGGCAGGGGAGGTAGGGGGGGTCAGGGGTGAAAGTTCAAAAGGCAGATGGGATTCCACCACACCCCTGCCCGTGCAGGATGTTTTGAGGATGTGAATTGTGACCAACTTGCTGGtgaaggtttgtgtgtgtgtgtgtgtgtgtgtgtgtgtgtgtgtgtgtgtgtgtgtgtgtgtgtgtgtgtgtgtgtgtgtgtgtgtgtgtgtgtgtgtgtgtgtttgggtatggGGGGATTGGTGAGGTTTGGGTGGGAGGAGGGTGTTGGTTGTCTATATAGTAGTTATTTTTTTATAATATAAGAAAGTCGCTGCTCTTCATGTAGAGTCTGTGCTCTGTCTCTTTACTTTGGGGTCCTGGTCAAAGATAAGACCGTAAAAAGACCACAGGGACTCTGACCACAGGGACTGTTTCCAACCAAAACTCCACCCATTTTGTACTTTTATTCGTTTAACTAAATGCTGATGTATTTTGTAGCATTGTAAATTAGATTCTATGAAATTTGTACCAAAGAGGGTTTATTTTGCATTGGGCGATGAGTAAGAAAAATACTGGTGGAGCATTGTTAAGGATTAAACATGGTTTTAGGGAACAGGAGCTGTTCgcaattctatttttgttcctCTCTATGTGTCGCAGACACAATTGTGTCAGTACTTAAGTACCGGTCTACCTGGAACACAGACTAACTGCAAGCCCCCTCTGCCATACACACCTGCCCTAACATACAtaatataaacaaacacacacattcctggaatgtgtgtctgtgagagagattgagggaatgATGTGCACATTGAATGCATCATAGTGAATCTATAGGGGGTTTGGGTGGGTAGTCATATGTGCAAGTTGTTAGTATATCATTATGGAGTTTGGGTGggtgacatactgtacatgcaaatAGGCTGACAAACACCTTTACTGCTAACTGAGGGTTTATCTATTTGTTTGGTTATTAAATTGGTCCTGTGCTTTGATATtgttctttttgttgttgtggtggatcTCACGGATATCCTGcgttatttttctcattttgtgctGTGCAATGTAGCCACGGTGCAACTGAGAAAC is drawn from Oncorhynchus tshawytscha isolate Ot180627B linkage group LG05, Otsh_v2.0, whole genome shotgun sequence and contains these coding sequences:
- the LOC112250406 gene encoding elongation of very long chain fatty acids protein 4, with product MEAVTHFMNDTVEFYRWSLTIADKRVEKWPMMSSPAPTLAISCLYLLFLWAGPKYMQNREPFQLRKTLIVYNFSMVILNFYIAKELLLGARAAGYSYLCQPVSYSNDVNEVRIASALWWYYISKGVEYLDTVFFILRRKFNQVSFLHVYHHCTMFILWWIGIKWVPGGQSFFGAGINSSIHVLMYGYYGLAAFGPKIQKFLWWKKYLTIIQMIQFHVTIGHAGYSLYTGCPFPAWMQWALIGYAVTFIILFGNFYYQTYRRTPHSAPKAAKSVTNGISTATNGYNKLEEVEENGKKQQKKGRVKRE